The genomic stretch gtaaagcTGTGGAGACATTGAGCAGTCAATGCTTGTCACATTGTTTAGTTGCAGTATGTGCGCAAACAAGCTAACGCAAATGTCTCAAAGTTATCTGATTACATTCTTTTTCAGTATTTTTAAGAtaactcaaataataataataagaagtaTAGTGTAGGAGGCATGTACAAGTTCCCAGAGACCTAGTAGTAAAGTTCTAGCTATCGAAGGGGAAGGTAAAGCATGCGGACACAGTGCTAGATAAGATCTGCTCCATTAAAATATGATGCAAACCATAAATGGTTAATGTTTGGTTTGGTTGATAGTGAAAATTATAATGCTAATTAGCTATAAACAATTTAGTGATGCCTCATTTTTCTACCATCTCCTTGCAGAATTTTCTGCGACAGATTCTTTCCGGTGTGGCTTATTGTCATGCACATAAGGTTCTTCACCGTGATTTAAAACCTCCAAATTTGCTGGTAGATCTCAAGTTAAAAAGAGTGAAGCTGGCTGACTTTGGATTGGCTAGGACAGTTGGCATTCCCTCGAAGTCATATTCTAACGAGGTCTTAATAATCACATGTTATCATTCTTGGCCTGCTTTTAGCCTTAATCTGCTCTCTATATTGTTGACTTGTTGCATTGTTGGCTTGTTGATTGAGAccaattttagaatattttgcTATTGGTGCTACATGACTTTGATTTGCCATCCTGACAATTTACACACATTCCTGGATGATATAATGGTGTTAGTTgttaagaaataacatttcaattttcttatgtttctttatgttattttgtatcatataaTACTTCTGGTGGCATGCATGCCTCACCGATCATTAGTACTTCGAGGGGCTTGTCATACAAATGGATTTCAACCCTTTACAATAGGAAAAgacgataaaaaaaaataacaaatttaaactcatgtttttctaattttgttagGAATATCTAAATTGTTGGCCTTTTGATAAATCAAACTTACAGTTTTGACACTCTTTCCCCTTCTTCAACCTAGTTGTTCAGGTTTAAGCACTCTCTACTTATTATGAAATTATCTAACAGCAATTTACTATGGGATTTGTTTTCTAAGACTTTTTTTGGCCATATCTACAGGTAGTAACTCTCTGTTACAGGGCCCCAGAACTTTTGCTTGGCTCTCACCAATACTCGTCTGCCATTGATATGTGGTCTGTGGGTTGCATATTTGGGGAGATGGTAACTCTGAACCCTATTTTTCCTGCCCGGTCTGAATTGGATCAGCTGCTGTCAATATTCAGGTATCATACACAGCTTTTAAAACCCACCAGAGTTAAATAGTGCAATGATCTGAAAATAGATTTCTTTATGTAGTATTTTGGGCACGCCGGATGAAGAAACTTGGCCAGGAGTGACCTCTTTATCTCCAGAGATTACTCTTCTACCCAAGATGGAGCCTAAGGTAGTTCTTCCGTGATGGGTGCTTTCTTCAGTCCGCTAATTTTTCTGGAGATTGAAAGAAGTTTAATTTACTTTACTGCCTTGCCAGGATCTGGCAAAGGAGTTCCAAGGCCTTGAACCGGCTGGAGTTGATATTCTCTCTGTAAGtttgatttattatatatgCTTTAGCATGTTCAAAGATGAGCAGGCTCTATCATGAGGAAATGTAATTCTTGTTCATGATATGAGGATTTTCATTAGTataacaacttaaaaaaatacatgtttGAAGAAAGGCTTCGGTCATGTATTAGATTTACAGCTCCATATTACTCCATTCAATTCATGCGATTTAACGATAATGTGTTTCTACATGTACCAGAAAATGCTGTGTCTCGACCCGATTAAAAGAATTACTGCTCGTGATGCTCTCAAGCATGAATATCTCACTTAGTCTGCCATGAACTCGACATTCCCCTCATCTTCGTCTCCCTGTTACGTTGACGGAGACAGTCGTTGGTTTTTCATCTGAATAAGCAAGTGGTGAATTGATCTACCCCTCCCTGTTTGAACCATCGGAACTCTCATTAGCTTTCCAGCCATCACTCTGTCTGTCTCTAAGGTACTTCGTTCATCACACAATCTATCACAATTGCTGGTAGACGTAGTAATTCTGTGAAAATTACTCATCATTTTTTGCTT from Diospyros lotus cultivar Yz01 chromosome 9, ASM1463336v1, whole genome shotgun sequence encodes the following:
- the LOC127810240 gene encoding cell division control protein 2 homolog isoform X3; translation: MDKYRGIWKIGNGSYGEVYKYFDTSSREIVAIKKITIDDEFDGVPSMIIREVSILKEMEHENIVRLLDVVNEKDSVYLVFEHLDMDLLKYIKRTQLAMKSHTIKNFLRQILSGVAYCHAHKVLHRDLKPPNLLVDLKLKRVKLADFGLARTVGIPSKSYSNEVVTLCYRAPELLLGSHQYSSAIDMWSVGCIFGEMVTLNPIFPARSELDQLLSIFSILGTPDEETWPGVTSLSPEITLLPKMEPKDLAKEFQGLEPAGVDILSKMLCLDPIKRITARDALKHEYLT